Genomic window (Planctomycetota bacterium):
CTCCAGGACCAGCCGGGGCAGGGGATGGCGGCGGGCGAGTTCCTCGAGGACCCCGGCGTCGGTCGAAGGCCGCGTCTTCTTCGCGGTCTTCTTGACGGGCTTCAGGCCGAGTTCGTCGAAGAGGACCCGACCGAGTTGCTGAGGCGAGTTGATGAGAAATTCGTGACCCGCTTCCTCGTAAATCTGCTTCTCGAGCCGTGCGAGGCGCGTCTCGAGGTCCTTCGCGATCTCCGTCAGGACCTCGGTATCAATGGCGACGCCGGTCTCCTCCATCGCCGCCAGCACCGGAACGAGGGGCATTTCGACCTCGCGCGCCAGGTCCGCCAGGCCCGCGTCTTGGAGTTCCGCCTCGAGGCGCTGCTTGAGGCGCCAGGTGACGACGGCATCCTCGACGGAGTACTCGGCGGCCTGCTGGATGGGGACCTCGGCCATCGTGCGCTCGTTCTTCTTCGCGCCCAGCAGGTCCGCGAGGGGAATCTTCTTGTGGCCGAAGTAGTCCAGGGCGAGGGCGTCGAGGTTGTACTCGCGCCGGCCGGGGTTCACGAGGTAGGCGGCCACCATGGTGTCGAAGAACGGCTCGGCGAGGTCGAGGCCCGCGCGGCGGCAGACCAGCAGGTCGTACTTGACGTTCTGGCCGACCAGGAGGCGCTTCGGCGATTCGAGGACCGGCCGGAGGGCGGCCATCACCTTCTTCAAGGGGAGGCAACGGTCGGCCTCGAGGCCTTTCAGGGGGACGTAGTAACCCTCGCCGGTGGTCCAGGCGAAACTGAGCCCCGCCAGTTCCGCCTCGCGCGGGGAAACGCTCGTCGTTTCGGTGTCGAAGGCGAAGGCCTTCTCGCGCGCGAGGGCCTTGGCGAGTTTCTCCAGCGCCTCGGGCGAATCCACAAGGCGGGTCCGGATGGCGGGCCCGGCCGCTTCGCCCGAAAGGTTCAGTTCCTCTAAAAATGCGTTGAAGCCGAGATCGCGGAAGAGCGCCACCACCGCCGCGCGGTCGAAGGATTCGGGCGTCGCGCAGGACTTGGGGTCGAGGTCGATGGGGGCGTCGGCGTGGAGTCGGACGAGCCCGCGGCTCTGGAGAGCGGCGTCGCGGTGGGCGCGCAGGTTTTCGCCGACCTTGCCTTTCACTTCGTCGGCGTGGGCGAGGAGGTTGTCGAGCGACCCGTACTCGGCGATGAGTTTCGTGGCGGTCTTCGGTCCGATGCCGGGGACGCCGGGGATATTGTCGGTGGCGTCGCCCATGAGGGCGAGCACGTCGACCGTCTGCTCCGGCGTGACGCCGCGCTTCTCCCGAATGCCCTCCGGGTCGAGATGCTCGAACGTCTTGGTATCGAGCATCGTGACGCCGGGGGCGACCAACTGTTCGAGGTCCTTGTCGCGGCTGCAGATGACGACGTCGAGTCCGGCGCGGCGTCCGCGTTCGACCATGGCGGCGATGCAATCGTCCGCCTCGTAGCCGGGTGATTCGACCGCCGGGATGCCCATCGCCGCCAGAATCTCGTGGGCGCGGCGAACCTGGACCACCAGGTCGTCCGGCATGGGCTGGCGCTGGGCCTTGTATGCCGCGAAAGCCTCGTGGCGATGGGTCGGGCCCGGCAGGTCGAAGCAGGCCACCAGGTAGTCGGGCTTTTCGTCGCGGAGGATCTTCAGGATCGTCCCCACGAAACCGAACGTGGCGCCGGTCGGTTCGCCTTTGGGGCTGGTCAGGTTCGGCAGCGCGTAGAAACTCGCGTACAACTGGCCGTGGCTGTCGATGACGTAGAGCCGTCGGGGCATGCGCTCGGGACCTGTGACTCGGGTTCCGGGGAGAAACGGCTTCTTCCAGACGGCGCGCATCGTAGGCGTCGGGGGGGGCGTTGTCAAGCGGCTTGGGGGACCTTGCGCTCGGGCGGGCTGGGGGCGTATAACATGAAGGAGAAGCGCAATCCGCCGGGTCCGCCGCCCCGAGCGGGGACTTTTTTGGTTGACAAGAATGCCCGCCAGACCTAGGGTTACGCGGCGATTGACAGACGGAGCGTGCGGCCGCGGCTGACCCGTGCCATTCGTTCCTGCCCAAACGGCGCGGAGGCGAGGTCGGCCTGTAACGGATAAAATCGGAGGTCCTCTGATGGCGAGGCGAATGATTCGTGCCCGGCGTGCGAGCCCCTACCAGTTGTATCTGCTGATCGCTTTCGTGGTGATTTCCGTCGGCCTGGGCGTCGGCCTGGCGTGGGCGTGGAGCCTGATGGACCAGCACAGTGTGAACACATTCGGCCAGGAGCGCCTCGAGCGCGCCAAGGAGTCGGGCCGGGACGTCTGGCGCGACGTGCTCGACAAGTACCAGGGCGAGGGCGCCACGCTGGTGGACGTGATCGAGGCCAAGGAAAAACTGGCCAACGAGTATCGGTTTGAGATTCAGCGGCTGACGGAGCGCCTCCTGGGCGACCCGTTCAGCACGCAGCAGGGCCAGCAATTGCGCCAGAGTGTGAGCGACGTTCTGAACTCCACCAACGACATCCTCGTGCAGTGCAGCGAGACGCTCAAAAAAAGTTATTCGGCCGTCGGCGATCCCGGCGCGCCGGGAGAGGTCCGGATGACGAGCATGCAGGTGGCCGTCCGGTCGGCGCTGCAGCGGATCGGGGCCCTCGTCATCGAGGTTCGCCAGAATAACCAGTCCATGGAAGACCTGAAGGGCCAGATCAAGGGCCTCCAGGCCGAACTGGGTGCGGCCAAGGAGCAACACGCCGTCCAGGTGGCTCAACTTCAGCAGAACCTGGCGGACGAGCGGAAACGCCAAGTGACGGCACGCGATAGGGCCGTCCAGCAGAGCGTGCAGTTCAACGATGAGACCAAGCGCGTCCGCGACCAGTTGATGGAAGAGCGCCGGCAGTGGAAGATTGAGAAGGAGAAATTCGGGCGCGAAATCCTCACCCGCGACAACGCCATCAGCGACCTGAAGGGCAAACTCGAAACTCTCGGGAAGATTCCGACGGAAATGGCGGCCGACGGCCATGTCGTCAAGGTCGCCGAACTCGGGTCCGTCGCCTATGCCGACATCGGGAAGAAGGACGGCGTCCTGCTCGGCATGCCGTTCTCCGTTTTCAGCCCGGCGGAACTCGGCAAGGAGGAGCCGAAGCCCAAGGCCTCCGTCCGCGTCGTCCGCATCATGGACGACGCCAGCGAGTTGCGCGTGACGGTTCAGGGCAATGACCCGATCGTCGCCGGCGACGTGCTTCACAACCCCGTGTACGACCGAGGCCGACGCCTGCGGTTCATGCTGGTCGGCAAGATAGACGTCGATGGCGACGGCGCCGACGATTCCGGAAGCCTCAAGGCGCTCATCCAGGAACTCGGCGGGCGCGTGGAAACCGAACTGTCGGTCCAGACCGATTACCTCATCGCCGGCGAGCAGCCGGCCGTGGTCGCCGCTCCCGCCCCGGATGCCGGCCCGATGGAGCGGCAACTGTATGAGGAGGCGCGGGTCGCCTTCGTCGCTTACACCGCGGCGATGGACCGCGCAAAGGACTTCGGCATCCCCATCCTCTCCCTGAACCGCTTCCTGGGCCTCATGGGGCTTACCGGAAGGGATTGAGGCCGCAACGACCGACGCCAGCGGCGGGGCCGACCCATGTCGGCCTCGCCTCGTTTCACTCAGCCCCGGTGACGGCTGGAAATCGCGCTCGCGCCCCGTTACCATGCTCCCCGGTCCCGGGGAATCCGTGGAGGCCGTGCCCATGCAAATCAGTCGGCGAGTCCAAACCATTCTCCCATCCATGACCCTGGCCGTCAGCGCCAAGGCCAAGGCCCTCAAGGCCCAGGGCGTGGACGTCGTCAGTTTCGGCGCGGGCGAGCCCGACTTCCGGACGCCCGAGCACATCTGCGAGGCGGGCATCCGCGCTATCCGCGACGGCCACCACGGTTACGTCGTGCCGTCGTCGGGCCTGGCGGAATTGAAGGCCGCCGTCGCCGACTACCTCGCGCGAAAGTGCGGCCTGAAGTACGAGTCCTCCCAGGTCATCATCACCTGCGGCGGTAAACACGCCCTCTACGAAGCCTGCCTGGCGACCCTCGAGCCCGGCGACGAGGCCATCCTCCCCGCCCCCTACTGGGTTTCGTATCCCGAAATGATCCGCCTCGCCGGCGCCGAGCCCGTCATTCTCCACGCAGGTTCGGACCAGGAATTTAAGATCTCGGCCGAGCAACTCGCCGAAGCCGTCACCGACCGGACGCGCGCCGTCATCCTCAACTCGCCCTCCAACCCGACGGGCGCCGTGTACACACGCGAGGAGTTGAAGGCCATCGCCGAGACCGTCGCCGGACGCGACCTCTGGGTCTTCAGCGACGAAATCTACAACGAACTCGTGTACGACGGCGTGGACACCTGCTCGTTCGCCACGCTCGGCGATCGGATCGCCGCACAGACCATCACGTTCGGCGGGGCGTCGAAATCCTGGGCGATGACCGGCTGGCGCATCGGATGGGCCGCCGGACCCCCCGACCTCATCAACGCCATGGGCAACCTCCAGGACCAGTCCACCTCGAACCCCACCTCCATCAGCCAGTACGCCGCCCTCGCCGCCGTCTCCGGACCCGAGGAACCCCTGCGAAAAATGCGCGACGAGTTCGACCGTCGACGCCGCTACATGGTGGACCGCCTCGCCAAGATGCCGGGCGTCACCTGCGTCCGACCCCAGGGCGCGTTCTACGCCTTCCCGGACTTTAGCGCCGCCTACGACCGTGTCCTCGGCCCGGGCGCCAAGGAGCCGAAGAGCGTCGCCTTCGCCACCCAGGCGCTCGAGAAGGCGCACGTCGCCCTCGTGCCGGGGGCCGCCTTCGGCGACGACCGCTGCGTCCGCCTCTCCTTCGCCACCAGCATGGAACAAATCACGAAAGGCCTCGACCGCCTGGAGAAGTTCCTGGCCGGCTGAGCCCGCGCCTTTTCTGCGCCGGGTGGCACTGGCGGCTTGCCCGCCAGTGCTGCTGTCTACCGCAGCGCCTCCTCCACGAGGTCGCGGACGAGCGGCGCGAGGACGGCAAAATCGAATTCGGTTTCGGCGCGTCGGCGTGCCGCGCGGCCCATTTCGCCGCGAAGGGCCGCGTCGCCCGCCAGGCTCCGGACCGCTTCCACCCACTCCTCGACTGTCTCGGCCCAGAAGCCCGTCCGCCCGTCCTCGACGTAGTCGGCGTTGACGCCCACGGGGCTCGCGACGACCGGCAGCCCCGCCGCCATGTACTGCACCACCTTGAACCCGCACTTGCCGCGCGTATAGGCCGTGTCCGGCAGCGGCGCCAGGCCGATGTCCGACTCGGCCAGCAGGCGCGCCTCGGCGTCGAAGGTCCACGGCACGTTTTCGACGGTGAGGCCGGGCACGTCGAGTTCGGCGTCGGCGATGACGCGCAGCGTGACCTCGGGCATCGCGCGCCCGAGGGCCTCGAACACCGGCCGGAAAGGCTCCAACTGCTTCAGGGTGCTCCGGCTCCCGATCCACACGAGCCGCAGCGGATAGGCCGTCTCGTAATCGCTCTTCGGCCGAAAGCGCCCGGCGTCCAGCCCCGTCGGCACGACCTCGATGCGGGCCGCCCAGGCCGACCGCGCGTGGTCCGCCAGAGTCGGGTTTCCCGCGAGGACGAGGTTCGCCGCCTTCACGGTCCGCGCGAAGCGGCGCAGGCGGCCCGGGTGCGGCCGGGCGGGCGAACGCGCCTGGACCATCACGGCGTCGTCGAAGTCGTAGATCAGGCGGCGCGCCGCCCGGCGAAGGATGCCGCCGTCCCACGCCGTCAGCGTCTTGCGGTGAAGCAGCACGCCGTCGAACTCGCGCGCCCGGCGCATCTGCCGACGGCGCTCCAACGGC
Coding sequences:
- a CDS encoding glycosyltransferase family 4 protein; its protein translation is MAESKRLLVLTRERAGAPFRQRIEPYLAPLAERSIASEVVELARSPLERRRQMRRAREFDGVLLHRKTLTAWDGGILRRAARRLIYDFDDAVMVQARSPARPHPGRLRRFARTVKAANLVLAGNPTLADHARSAWAARIEVVPTGLDAGRFRPKSDYETAYPLRLVWIGSRSTLKQLEPFRPVFEALGRAMPEVTLRVIADAELDVPGLTVENVPWTFDAEARLLAESDIGLAPLPDTAYTRGKCGFKVVQYMAAGLPVVASPVGVNADYVEDGRTGFWAETVEEWVEAVRSLAGDAALRGEMGRAARRRAETEFDFAVLAPLVRDLVEEALR
- a CDS encoding pyridoxal phosphate-dependent aminotransferase, whose amino-acid sequence is MQISRRVQTILPSMTLAVSAKAKALKAQGVDVVSFGAGEPDFRTPEHICEAGIRAIRDGHHGYVVPSSGLAELKAAVADYLARKCGLKYESSQVIITCGGKHALYEACLATLEPGDEAILPAPYWVSYPEMIRLAGAEPVILHAGSDQEFKISAEQLAEAVTDRTRAVILNSPSNPTGAVYTREELKAIAETVAGRDLWVFSDEIYNELVYDGVDTCSFATLGDRIAAQTITFGGASKSWAMTGWRIGWAAGPPDLINAMGNLQDQSTSNPTSISQYAALAAVSGPEEPLRKMRDEFDRRRRYMVDRLAKMPGVTCVRPQGAFYAFPDFSAAYDRVLGPGAKEPKSVAFATQALEKAHVALVPGAAFGDDRCVRLSFATSMEQITKGLDRLEKFLAG
- a CDS encoding DNA polymerase, translated to MPRRLYVIDSHGQLYASFYALPNLTSPKGEPTGATFGFVGTILKILRDEKPDYLVACFDLPGPTHRHEAFAAYKAQRQPMPDDLVVQVRRAHEILAAMGIPAVESPGYEADDCIAAMVERGRRAGLDVVICSRDKDLEQLVAPGVTMLDTKTFEHLDPEGIREKRGVTPEQTVDVLALMGDATDNIPGVPGIGPKTATKLIAEYGSLDNLLAHADEVKGKVGENLRAHRDAALQSRGLVRLHADAPIDLDPKSCATPESFDRAAVVALFRDLGFNAFLEELNLSGEAAGPAIRTRLVDSPEALEKLAKALAREKAFAFDTETTSVSPREAELAGLSFAWTTGEGYYVPLKGLEADRCLPLKKVMAALRPVLESPKRLLVGQNVKYDLLVCRRAGLDLAEPFFDTMVAAYLVNPGRREYNLDALALDYFGHKKIPLADLLGAKKNERTMAEVPIQQAAEYSVEDAVVTWRLKQRLEAELQDAGLADLAREVEMPLVPVLAAMEETGVAIDTEVLTEIAKDLETRLARLEKQIYEEAGHEFLINSPQQLGRVLFDELGLKPVKKTAKKTRPSTDAGVLEELARRHPLPRLVLE